One Danio aesculapii chromosome 11, fDanAes4.1, whole genome shotgun sequence genomic region harbors:
- the zgc:158270 gene encoding atlastin-2 isoform X1: MAEESGLKHRNHTGQTCSNSRYREGVCGVQDVSPPVLECAAGVCVDGESCGPVQIVRADEERQQFCLDEAALERMLLQECVRDLHVVVLSVAGAFRKGKSFLLDFMLRYMYKQDSEVWLGGDNDPLTGFTWRGGCERETTGIQAWSEVFVVEKPDGSKVAVLLLDTQGVFDSQSTIKDCATLFALSTMTSSVQVYNLSQNVQEDDLQHLQLFTEYGRLAMEENYKKPFQSLMFLIRDWSYPYEHPYGLEGGNEFLEKRLQVTQNQHEELQSVRKHIHSCFSSISCFLLPHPGLRVATNPRFDGRLRDIDEEFKKELQDLVPLLLSPECLVEKEISGCKVTCRDLLQYFRAYTKIYQGEELPHPKSMLQATAEANNLAAVAGAKETYNRSMEEVCGGERPYMSPSALDLRHGELKQVCVCQFRSVKKMGGEEFSRRYQEQLEQELEECYASFSKHNQGKNIFLAARTPAALLALMLLLYASALIAGCVGISTLAVLCDLLLAAALLSLCVWTYSRYSGEFREIGAAIDRLAETLWEQRTPRKVLSKLMEVLRSRLRLKPTPRQRLPSNNNLKKRK; encoded by the exons ATGGCGGAGGAGAGCGGCTTAAAGCACCGGAATCACACCGGACAGACGTGCAGCAACAGCCGGTATAGAGAAG gtgtgtgtggtgtgcaggATGTCTCTCCTCCTGTGCTGGAGTGTGCTGCAGGAGTGTGTGTGGACGGGGAGTCGTGTGGGCCGGTGCAGATCGTCAGGGCGGACGAGGAGCGTCAGCAGTTCTGTCTGGATGAAGCGGCGCTGGAGCGGATGCTGCTGCAGGAGTGTGTGCGCGACCTGCATGTGGTGGTGCTGTCGGTGGCCGGAGCCTTCCGTAAGGGCAAGTCCTTCCTGCTGGACTTCATGCTCAGATACATGTACAAGCAG GACTCAGAGGTGTGGCTGGGGGGAGATAATGATCCGCTGACGGGCTTCACCTGGCGGGGCGGCTGCGAGCGCGAGACCACCGGCATTCAGGCCTGGAGTGAAGTGTTTGTGGTGGAGAAACCAGACGGCAgcaag GTGGCCGTGCTCCTCCTGGACACTCAGGGTGTGTTTGACAGTCAGTCCACCATTAAAGACTGCGCAACACTGTTCGCCCTCAGCACCATGACCAGCTCAGTACAg GTCTATAATTTATCCCAGAACGTTCAAGAAGACGATCTGCAGCATCTTCAG ctcttCACAGAGTACGGCCGTCTGGCCATGGAGGAGAACTACAAAAAACCCTtccag tCTCTGATGTTTCTGATCCGGGACTGGAGTTACCCATATGAGCATCCTTACGGTCTGGAAGGAGGAAACGAGTTCCTGGAGAAGCGTctgcag GTAACGCAGAATCAGCACGAGGAGCTGCAGAGCGTCAGGAAACACATCCACTCCTGCTTCTCCAGCATCAGCTGCTTCCTGCTGCCGCACCCGGGCCTCAGAGTGGCCACTAACCCACGCTTCGACGGACGCTTACGGG acaTCGATGAGGAGTTCAAGAAGGAGCTGCAGGATCTGGTTCCTCTTCTTCTGTCTCCTGAGTGTCTGGTGGAGAAGGAGATCAGCGGCTGTAAGGTCACCTGTCGAGATCTGCTGCAGTATTTCAGA gcCTACACAAAGATCTATCAGGGAGAAGAACTGCCGCATCCGAAGTCCATGTTACAG GCGACGGCAGAAGCCAATAACCTCGCAGCAGTGGCTGGAGCTAAAGAAACATACAACAGGAGCATGGaggag gtgtgtggCGGCGAGCGTCCCTACATGTCTCCGTCCGCTCTGGATCTCCGCCATGGCGAGctgaagcaggtgtgtgtgtgtcagttccGCTCCGTCAAGAAGATGGGTGGAGAAGAGTTCAGCCGGCGCTACCAGGAGCAGCTGGAGCAGGAGCTGGAGGAGTGCTACGCTAGCTTTAGCAAACACAACCAGGGCAAGAACATATTCCTGGCGGCGCGTACGCCGGCCGCGCTGCTCGCCCTAATGCTGCTGCTGTACGCGTCGGCGCTGATAGCGGGATGTGTGGGCATCAGTACGCTAGCGGTGCTCTGTGACCTGCTGCTAGCAGCTGCTCTGCTCTCGCTCTGCGTCTGGACCTACAGCAGATACTCCGGAGAGTTCCGCGAGATCGGCGCCGCCATCGACCGCCTGGCCGAGACGCTCTGGGAACAG AGGACGCCCAGGAAG GTCCTCTCCAAGCTGATGGAGGTGTTGCGGAGCCGGCTGCGGTTGAAGCCCACCCCCAGACAGAGACTGCCCTCCAACAACAACCTCAAGAAGAGGAAGTAG
- the zgc:158270 gene encoding atlastin-2 isoform X2, translating into MAEESGLKHRNHTGQTCSNSRYREGVCGVQDVSPPVLECAAGVCVDGESCGPVQIVRADEERQQFCLDEAALERMLLQECVRDLHVVVLSVAGAFRKGKSFLLDFMLRYMYKQDSEVWLGGDNDPLTGFTWRGGCERETTGIQAWSEVFVVEKPDGSKVAVLLLDTQGVFDSQSTIKDCATLFALSTMTSSVQVYNLSQNVQEDDLQHLQLFTEYGRLAMEENYKKPFQSLMFLIRDWSYPYEHPYGLEGGNEFLEKRLQVTQNQHEELQSVRKHIHSCFSSISCFLLPHPGLRVATNPRFDGRLRDIDEEFKKELQDLVPLLLSPECLVEKEISGCKVTCRDLLQYFRAYTKIYQGEELPHPKSMLQATAEANNLAAVAGAKETYNRSMEEVCGGERPYMSPSALDLRHGELKQVCVCQFRSVKKMGGEEFSRRYQEQLEQELEECYASFSKHNQGKNIFLAARTPAALLALMLLLYASALIAGCVGISTLAVLCDLLLAAALLSLCVWTYSRYSGEFREIGAAIDRLAETLWEQVLSKLMEVLRSRLRLKPTPRQRLPSNNNLKKRK; encoded by the exons ATGGCGGAGGAGAGCGGCTTAAAGCACCGGAATCACACCGGACAGACGTGCAGCAACAGCCGGTATAGAGAAG gtgtgtgtggtgtgcaggATGTCTCTCCTCCTGTGCTGGAGTGTGCTGCAGGAGTGTGTGTGGACGGGGAGTCGTGTGGGCCGGTGCAGATCGTCAGGGCGGACGAGGAGCGTCAGCAGTTCTGTCTGGATGAAGCGGCGCTGGAGCGGATGCTGCTGCAGGAGTGTGTGCGCGACCTGCATGTGGTGGTGCTGTCGGTGGCCGGAGCCTTCCGTAAGGGCAAGTCCTTCCTGCTGGACTTCATGCTCAGATACATGTACAAGCAG GACTCAGAGGTGTGGCTGGGGGGAGATAATGATCCGCTGACGGGCTTCACCTGGCGGGGCGGCTGCGAGCGCGAGACCACCGGCATTCAGGCCTGGAGTGAAGTGTTTGTGGTGGAGAAACCAGACGGCAgcaag GTGGCCGTGCTCCTCCTGGACACTCAGGGTGTGTTTGACAGTCAGTCCACCATTAAAGACTGCGCAACACTGTTCGCCCTCAGCACCATGACCAGCTCAGTACAg GTCTATAATTTATCCCAGAACGTTCAAGAAGACGATCTGCAGCATCTTCAG ctcttCACAGAGTACGGCCGTCTGGCCATGGAGGAGAACTACAAAAAACCCTtccag tCTCTGATGTTTCTGATCCGGGACTGGAGTTACCCATATGAGCATCCTTACGGTCTGGAAGGAGGAAACGAGTTCCTGGAGAAGCGTctgcag GTAACGCAGAATCAGCACGAGGAGCTGCAGAGCGTCAGGAAACACATCCACTCCTGCTTCTCCAGCATCAGCTGCTTCCTGCTGCCGCACCCGGGCCTCAGAGTGGCCACTAACCCACGCTTCGACGGACGCTTACGGG acaTCGATGAGGAGTTCAAGAAGGAGCTGCAGGATCTGGTTCCTCTTCTTCTGTCTCCTGAGTGTCTGGTGGAGAAGGAGATCAGCGGCTGTAAGGTCACCTGTCGAGATCTGCTGCAGTATTTCAGA gcCTACACAAAGATCTATCAGGGAGAAGAACTGCCGCATCCGAAGTCCATGTTACAG GCGACGGCAGAAGCCAATAACCTCGCAGCAGTGGCTGGAGCTAAAGAAACATACAACAGGAGCATGGaggag gtgtgtggCGGCGAGCGTCCCTACATGTCTCCGTCCGCTCTGGATCTCCGCCATGGCGAGctgaagcaggtgtgtgtgtgtcagttccGCTCCGTCAAGAAGATGGGTGGAGAAGAGTTCAGCCGGCGCTACCAGGAGCAGCTGGAGCAGGAGCTGGAGGAGTGCTACGCTAGCTTTAGCAAACACAACCAGGGCAAGAACATATTCCTGGCGGCGCGTACGCCGGCCGCGCTGCTCGCCCTAATGCTGCTGCTGTACGCGTCGGCGCTGATAGCGGGATGTGTGGGCATCAGTACGCTAGCGGTGCTCTGTGACCTGCTGCTAGCAGCTGCTCTGCTCTCGCTCTGCGTCTGGACCTACAGCAGATACTCCGGAGAGTTCCGCGAGATCGGCGCCGCCATCGACCGCCTGGCCGAGACGCTCTGGGAACAG GTCCTCTCCAAGCTGATGGAGGTGTTGCGGAGCCGGCTGCGGTTGAAGCCCACCCCCAGACAGAGACTGCCCTCCAACAACAACCTCAAGAAGAGGAAGTAG